A window of the Cannabis sativa cultivar Pink pepper isolate KNU-18-1 chromosome X, ASM2916894v1, whole genome shotgun sequence genome harbors these coding sequences:
- the LOC133032165 gene encoding G-type lectin S-receptor-like serine/threonine-protein kinase LECRK3, with translation MRHGSLSNFLFKSETKPHWNDRVKITLGIARGILYLHEDCENKIIYCDINPNNILIDENRDVKIVDFGLTKLLMPDQTRTHTGIRGTRGFVAPEWHKGQPITTKADVYIFGIVLLVIICCRPSVDVSVPEEEAILVDWVYECFMKNNWTGLMIDEEVNEKEFDRLLKIGIWYCENKIIHCDINPNNILIDENRDVKIADFGLTKLLMLDQTRTHTGIRGTRGFVAPEWHKGQPITTKVDVYIFGIVLLVIICCRPSVDVSVPEEEAILVDWVYECFMNNNWTSLMIDEEVNEEEFDRLLKIGIWCIQVEPTIRPPMKKVVAMVEGTLAIPIPPCIVSCNDSSSYFLDIAHA, from the exons ATGAGACATGGATCATTATCAAACTTTCTCTTCAAATCAGAAACAAAACCACATTGGAATGACAGAGTGAAAATAACTTTGGGCATTGCTCGCGGCATCTTATATCTGCATGAAGATTGCGAGAATAAGATCATTTATTGTGACATAAATCCCAACAACATATTGATCGATGAGAATCGTGATGTCAAAATTGTAGATTTTGGATTGACAAAGCTACTAATGCCAGATCAAACAAGGACACACACCGGGATTAGAGGAACGAGGGGGTTCGTGGCTCCAGAGTGGCACAAGGGCCAGCCTATTACAACCAAAGCTGATGTTTACATCTTTGGAATTGTTCTTTTGGTGATCATATGTTGTCGTCCAAGTGTTGATGTTAGTGTTCCTGAAGAAGAAGCCATCTTAGTGGATTGGGTTTACGAGTgtttcatgaaaaataattggaCAGGTCTAATGATTGATGAAGAAGTGAACGAGAAAGAGTTTGACAGATTGTTGAAGATTGGGATTTGGT ATTGCGAGAATAAGATCATTCATTGTGACATAAATCCCAACAACATATTGATCGATGAGAATCGTGATGTCAAAATTGCAGATTTTGGATTGACAAAGCTACTAATGCTAGATCAAACAAGGACACACACCGGGATTAGAGGAACGAGGGGGTTCGTGGCTCCAGAGTGGCACAAGGGCCAGCCTATTACAACCAAAGTTGATGTTTACATCTTTGGAATTGTTCTTTTGGTGATCATATGTTGTCGTCCAAGTGTTGATGTTAGTGTTCCTGAAGAAGAAGCCATCTTAGTGGATTGGGTTTACGAGTGTTTCATGAATAATAATTGGACAAGTCTAATGATTGATGAAGAAGTGAACGAGGAAGAGTTTGACAGATTGTTGAAGATTGGGATTTGGTGTATACAAGTAGAGCCAACAATTCGTCCTCCTATGAAGAAGGTAGTGGCCATGGTGGAAGGAACTCTAGCTATTCCTATTCCTCCATGCATAGTTTCTTGCAATGATTCCTCCTCGTATTTCTTAGATATAGCTCACGCTTAA